One genomic region from Natrinema caseinilyticum encodes:
- a CDS encoding 3-dehydroquinate synthase II, protein MTRSVWVKADDAVGDWDDRRARITAALESGVDWVLVDEDDVERVRELGDINVAAYRTDGDVTLVDDIDDAEADSDDAEPATQADAVVVGKGGEGDATIDLPEDFSGSADLSTLRRDGDFDRGAYVRILGKEYERFAETAAEEADHTIVVGEDWTIIPLENLIARIGGETDLVAGVTSAEEAKTAFETLEIGADSVLLDSDDPDEIRKTVDVRDEAERERLDLEYAEVVDVERAGSADRVCVDTGNLLEHEEGMLVGSMSRGLVFVHAETAESPYVASRPFRVNAGAVHAYVRTPDGGTKYLAELQSGDDVQVVDLEGNTREAIVGRVKIEKRPMFRIAIETQSGDRIETLLQNAETIKVAAAKGRTAVTDLEAGDEILIYYEDTARHFGEAVEESIIEK, encoded by the coding sequence ATGACGCGAAGTGTCTGGGTAAAAGCCGACGACGCAGTCGGCGATTGGGACGACCGCCGAGCGCGGATCACCGCCGCGCTCGAATCGGGTGTAGACTGGGTACTCGTGGACGAAGACGACGTGGAACGCGTTCGCGAACTCGGCGATATCAACGTCGCCGCGTACCGTACCGACGGGGACGTGACCCTGGTCGACGACATCGACGACGCGGAAGCGGACAGCGACGACGCGGAGCCGGCCACACAGGCCGACGCGGTCGTCGTCGGAAAGGGCGGCGAAGGCGACGCGACGATCGACCTTCCGGAAGATTTCTCGGGCTCTGCCGATCTCTCGACGCTGCGCCGCGACGGCGACTTCGATCGGGGCGCGTACGTCCGCATCCTCGGCAAGGAATACGAGCGCTTCGCGGAGACCGCCGCCGAGGAGGCCGATCACACGATCGTCGTCGGCGAGGACTGGACGATCATCCCCCTCGAGAATCTGATCGCGCGCATCGGCGGGGAAACCGACCTGGTCGCGGGCGTGACGAGCGCCGAGGAGGCGAAGACGGCCTTCGAAACGCTCGAGATCGGCGCCGATTCCGTCCTGCTGGATTCGGACGATCCGGACGAGATCCGGAAGACGGTCGACGTCCGCGACGAGGCCGAGCGCGAGCGACTCGATCTCGAGTACGCTGAGGTCGTAGACGTCGAACGGGCCGGCAGCGCCGACCGGGTCTGTGTCGATACCGGGAACCTGCTCGAGCACGAGGAGGGAATGCTCGTCGGCTCGATGAGCCGCGGCCTGGTCTTCGTCCACGCCGAAACCGCCGAATCGCCGTACGTCGCCTCCCGACCGTTCCGGGTCAACGCGGGCGCGGTCCACGCCTACGTCCGCACGCCCGACGGCGGCACGAAGTACCTCGCGGAACTCCAGAGCGGCGACGACGTCCAGGTCGTCGACCTCGAGGGGAACACCCGCGAAGCGATTGTCGGCCGCGTCAAGATCGAGAAGCGGCCGATGTTCCGGATCGCCATCGAGACCCAGAGCGGCGATCGAATCGAGACGCTCCTCCAGAACGCGGAGACGATCAAAGTGGCCGCCGCGAAGGGACGGACGGCGGTGACCGACCTGGAGGCCGGCGACGAGATCCTGATCTACTACGAGGACACGGCTCGCCATTTCGGCGAAGCCGTCGAGGAGAGCATCATCGAGAAATAA
- a CDS encoding zinc ribbon domain-containing protein: MTWLRALFAAGLSVIMPGAGHVLVRDWLRAALFAGIFLSASALFLPTDQIAAAGPITSPNELFEQASIMAEETDAMARFFLMFIALFAAIDATFRVLRPQSGGGGDAEGTTCPQCGKEVDEDLAFCHWCTTRLEPETSDEEPGRS; this comes from the coding sequence ATGACATGGCTCCGCGCGCTCTTCGCTGCCGGCCTCTCGGTGATCATGCCCGGGGCAGGCCACGTCCTCGTCCGTGACTGGCTTCGTGCCGCTCTCTTCGCCGGTATCTTTCTCTCGGCGAGCGCGCTCTTTCTCCCGACCGACCAGATCGCGGCCGCCGGCCCGATAACGAGTCCGAACGAGCTCTTCGAGCAGGCGTCGATTATGGCCGAAGAGACCGACGCGATGGCTCGGTTCTTCCTCATGTTTATCGCCCTGTTCGCCGCGATCGACGCGACCTTTCGCGTGCTCAGGCCCCAGTCCGGTGGGGGTGGCGATGCGGAGGGAACGACCTGTCCCCAGTGCGGAAAGGAGGTCGACGAGGACCTCGCGTTCTGTCACTGGTGTACGACCCGACTCGAGCCCGAGACGTCCGACGAAGAGCCGGGTCGCTCGTGA
- the yjjX gene encoding inosine/xanthosine triphosphatase, with the protein MEVAVGSTNPVKIDAVERTLERYDPTVTAVDVDSGVGEQPRTVDETVRGAENRARRALAATDADYGVGLEGGIARLEATPGLSLIMWGAVTDGVRTERGGGPTLRLPDRIAERVTEGAELGPVVDEILGTEHVAEAEGAAGVLTAGLTDRTQALGEAVACSFGPFLTTYYDDES; encoded by the coding sequence ATGGAGGTCGCAGTCGGCAGTACGAATCCGGTCAAGATAGACGCCGTCGAACGAACGCTCGAGCGGTACGACCCGACGGTTACCGCCGTCGACGTGGACTCCGGCGTCGGCGAGCAACCGCGGACGGTCGACGAAACGGTCAGGGGAGCCGAGAATCGTGCACGCCGAGCGCTCGCAGCGACCGACGCCGATTACGGAGTCGGCCTCGAAGGCGGGATCGCTCGGCTCGAGGCGACGCCGGGGCTCTCGTTGATCATGTGGGGTGCCGTAACGGACGGCGTCAGAACGGAGCGAGGCGGCGGGCCGACGCTTCGGCTTCCCGACCGCATCGCCGAGCGCGTCACGGAGGGCGCGGAACTGGGCCCGGTGGTGGACGAGATCCTCGGAACCGAACACGTCGCCGAGGCAGAGGGGGCGGCGGGTGTACTGACGGCGGGATTGACGGACCGAACGCAAGCGCTCGGCGAAGCAGTTGCGTGTTCGTTTGGCCCCTTCCTAACGACCTATTACGACGACGAGAGCTGA
- a CDS encoding HAD family hydrolase, which yields MAAYDAICFDLDRTLCESTQDAVAVLESTFDGAGCEQFCTPAELRAAVPDLPSTGTDREFYDALFTEVARRAGVDPTVAPTLTTEYLDRRDPTAVRFRPGARAALEHAGDRGRVGLITNGGRTTQTEKLRSLGIEDAFDVRVFTEPSAGIHPKPSAAPFERALAELEVGPDAAIHVGDSLHADVAGANAMGIDSAWLDPGHDDGHRDHEPTYELASLESFETIV from the coding sequence ATGGCAGCCTACGACGCGATCTGTTTCGATCTCGACCGGACTCTCTGCGAATCGACCCAGGACGCGGTCGCGGTGCTCGAGTCGACGTTCGATGGCGCCGGCTGCGAGCAGTTCTGTACGCCCGCGGAGCTTCGAGCCGCCGTGCCCGACCTGCCGAGTACCGGCACGGATCGCGAGTTCTACGACGCACTCTTTACCGAAGTCGCGCGACGGGCCGGCGTCGATCCGACCGTCGCACCGACGCTGACGACCGAATATCTCGACCGGCGGGACCCGACCGCCGTCCGGTTTCGACCCGGCGCGCGGGCCGCGCTCGAACACGCGGGCGATCGCGGTCGAGTCGGCCTCATTACGAACGGCGGGCGGACGACCCAGACTGAGAAACTTCGATCACTGGGTATCGAGGACGCCTTCGACGTGCGAGTCTTCACCGAACCGAGCGCCGGCATTCACCCGAAACCCAGCGCGGCCCCCTTCGAACGCGCGCTCGCCGAACTCGAGGTCGGCCCCGATGCGGCGATCCACGTCGGCGATTCCTTACACGCCGACGTCGCGGGCGCCAACGCCATGGGGATCGATTCGGCCTGGCTCGACCCCGGCCACGACGACGGCCACCGCGACCACGAACCGACCTACGAACTCGCGTCGCTCGAGTCGTTCGAGACGATCGTCTGA
- a CDS encoding 2-amino-3,7-dideoxy-D-threo-hept-6-ulosonate synthase: MTTGIDARLERIGTDGSYVIVPMDHGITMGAVQGLKDIESTIDGVTTGGADAVLTQKGIAPRVHENKNGKGYIVHLNGSTTIGPDENDKRVTGTVEEAIRVGADAVSFHINVGSDHEPDQLTQLSEVTETAERFGMPVLAMAYARGPGVDPEDPEALGHAVRLAEELGADIVKTGYSGDAESFRHVVESTRLPVVIAGGSKGSDRQTIEMVRGVMDAGGAGVSMGRSIFQHEDPEAIARAVAGVVHHNLSTDEALAEAGLALEA, encoded by the coding sequence ATGACCACCGGAATTGACGCACGACTCGAGCGAATCGGGACAGACGGATCGTACGTGATCGTCCCAATGGACCACGGCATCACGATGGGCGCCGTCCAGGGGCTGAAAGACATCGAATCGACCATCGACGGCGTCACCACCGGCGGCGCGGACGCGGTCCTCACGCAGAAAGGGATCGCGCCACGCGTCCACGAGAACAAAAACGGCAAGGGCTACATCGTCCATCTCAACGGCTCGACGACGATCGGCCCCGACGAGAACGACAAGCGAGTGACGGGCACCGTCGAAGAGGCGATTCGCGTCGGCGCCGACGCGGTCTCGTTCCACATCAACGTCGGTTCGGATCACGAACCCGATCAGCTCACGCAGCTTTCGGAGGTTACGGAGACGGCCGAGCGATTCGGGATGCCGGTGCTGGCGATGGCCTACGCCCGCGGGCCCGGCGTCGACCCCGAAGATCCCGAGGCGCTCGGCCACGCGGTCCGACTCGCCGAGGAACTGGGCGCGGACATCGTCAAAACGGGCTACAGCGGCGACGCCGAAAGCTTCCGGCACGTCGTCGAGTCGACCCGGCTCCCGGTGGTCATCGCCGGCGGCTCGAAAGGATCCGATCGACAGACGATCGAGATGGTCCGCGGCGTGATGGATGCCGGCGGCGCCGGTGTCTCGATGGGACGATCCATCTTCCAGCACGAAGACCCCGAAGCCATCGCGCGAGCGGTCGCCGGGGTCGTCCACCACAACCTGTCGACCGACGAGGCGCTGGCCGAGGCGGGGCTCGCGCTCGAGGCCTGA
- a CDS encoding SprT-like domain-containing protein: protein MTDGEEYTLEDEIVARARIHARDVVDENGLAVDLTALEWDVSARARRRAGACRWHADRGVATIVLARRAYERYEWPAFAGIVRHELVHAWEFQQFGESGHGDRFREQAAALEAPRYCEAFTEPRYVLRCLTADCDWRAKRHRASKPVASPDQYRCGDCGGSYEVEHVESGRTWATAGGYGGAKAALGEDW, encoded by the coding sequence GTGACCGACGGCGAGGAGTACACGCTCGAGGACGAGATCGTCGCTCGCGCGCGGATTCACGCCCGCGACGTCGTCGACGAGAACGGGCTGGCGGTGGATCTGACGGCCCTCGAGTGGGACGTGTCCGCGCGAGCGCGTCGGCGAGCGGGTGCGTGTCGGTGGCACGCGGACCGGGGCGTGGCGACGATCGTACTCGCCCGCCGGGCGTACGAACGGTACGAGTGGCCCGCCTTCGCCGGCATCGTCCGGCACGAACTCGTCCACGCCTGGGAGTTCCAGCAGTTCGGCGAGTCCGGCCACGGCGACCGGTTTCGCGAACAGGCCGCCGCGCTCGAGGCGCCCCGCTACTGCGAGGCGTTTACCGAGCCCCGGTACGTCCTTCGGTGTCTCACGGCCGACTGCGACTGGCGCGCGAAGCGCCATCGAGCGTCGAAACCGGTCGCGTCGCCGGACCAGTACCGCTGTGGGGACTGTGGCGGATCGTACGAGGTAGAACACGTCGAAAGCGGCCGGACGTGGGCGACCGCGGGCGGCTACGGCGGCGCGAAGGCGGCGCTCGGCGAGGACTGGTAG
- a CDS encoding DUF6293 family protein, protein MDVVKRVHVVPLGYEYERIVEPIRDQRADLVYLLEDDSAAGHRHPDGGTRGPDGGDGHTERNATAPADYHDELRDELETIVPEVRTWECDLTDVYAVLGDVTTIADVHADDQVYVNVSGAGTIPAIGATIACMDVSTDAHAYYVEPSEYAHDGTTEPISFGVDEIEQVPTYPIESPTRDQVAIMEFLSDPGAWEGFHDDRTSPPKKKDLIEYARDTDLSFMADRRSPDERSAEDKGAFRVLDTHILEPLAEDGYVTIESVGRRRVVELTERGENAYRAFRHKLMDDADELR, encoded by the coding sequence ATGGACGTCGTGAAGCGAGTCCACGTCGTCCCGCTTGGCTACGAGTACGAGCGGATCGTCGAGCCGATCCGCGACCAGCGGGCCGACCTGGTCTACCTCCTCGAGGACGACAGCGCCGCCGGCCACAGACACCCGGACGGGGGGACGCGAGGACCGGACGGTGGCGACGGGCACACCGAGCGAAACGCCACGGCGCCGGCGGACTATCACGACGAGTTACGCGACGAACTCGAGACGATCGTCCCCGAGGTTCGAACCTGGGAGTGCGATCTGACGGACGTCTACGCGGTTCTCGGTGACGTGACGACGATCGCGGACGTCCACGCCGACGACCAGGTGTACGTCAACGTCTCGGGGGCCGGCACGATTCCGGCGATCGGCGCGACGATCGCCTGCATGGACGTCTCGACCGACGCCCACGCCTACTACGTCGAGCCGTCGGAGTACGCCCACGACGGGACGACCGAACCGATCTCCTTCGGCGTCGACGAGATAGAGCAGGTCCCGACCTATCCCATCGAATCGCCGACGCGCGATCAGGTCGCGATCATGGAGTTCCTGTCCGACCCCGGCGCGTGGGAGGGCTTCCACGACGACCGGACGTCGCCGCCGAAGAAGAAAGACCTCATCGAGTACGCCCGGGATACCGATCTCTCCTTCATGGCAGATCGGCGCTCGCCCGACGAACGCAGCGCCGAGGACAAGGGCGCGTTTCGCGTCCTCGATACGCACATCCTGGAGCCACTCGCCGAGGACGGATACGTCACGATCGAATCGGTCGGCCGGCGCCGGGTCGTCGAGTTGACCGAGCGAGGCGAAAACGCCTACCGTGCATTCCGACACAAACTCATGGACGACGCCGACGAGTTGCGCTAG
- a CDS encoding HAD family hydrolase produces MTPAVLFDMDGVILEGPRTDPQVYADAADAALAELEADPTPSQRRDFRRHDHDRIRDHCDDLEIDLARFWKAKETHASRRTHDRIRSGERVTYEDIDAIDDLTDRTTTGLVTNNRHETAVFVADHFGFNFDVVRGRDPTVAGYERRKPDPYYLDDALADLGVSDGIYVGDSPKDVTAGRTAGLETAFVRRPHNRERDSPAHATYEIESLRELLDVVEPV; encoded by the coding sequence ATGACGCCGGCAGTCCTCTTCGACATGGACGGGGTGATCCTCGAGGGGCCGCGGACCGACCCGCAAGTGTACGCCGACGCCGCTGACGCAGCCCTCGCCGAACTGGAGGCCGATCCGACCCCGTCCCAGCGCCGCGATTTCAGACGTCACGACCACGACCGGATCAGAGATCACTGCGACGACCTCGAGATCGACCTCGCCCGGTTCTGGAAAGCGAAGGAGACCCACGCCTCGAGGCGAACCCACGACCGGATACGGTCCGGAGAGCGGGTGACGTACGAAGATATCGACGCGATCGACGACCTGACCGATCGAACGACGACCGGTCTCGTCACCAACAACCGCCACGAAACAGCCGTGTTCGTCGCCGACCACTTCGGGTTCAACTTCGACGTCGTGCGCGGCCGAGACCCGACCGTCGCGGGCTACGAGCGGCGCAAGCCCGATCCCTACTATCTCGACGATGCACTCGCCGACCTCGGCGTGTCCGACGGGATCTACGTGGGCGATTCACCGAAAGACGTCACGGCCGGGCGTACGGCCGGTCTCGAGACCGCATTCGTTCGGCGACCGCACAACCGCGAGCGCGACAGCCCCGCACACGCCACCTACGAGATCGAATCGCTCCGGGAGTTACTGGACGTCGTCGAACCCGTCTGA
- a CDS encoding type I 3-dehydroquinate dehydratase encodes MGLNLDSFVLAASTADLSDEPAARDHADAIEFRMDLADDPLAALEAYDGELPILATNRAPWESGADGRSTDDSSGEPPRDGEAEARRLGALAEATAIESVEAIDVELASIRAGDADELLETARDRDVTIVASAHDFEGTPARSELVRTLTEAGKYADVAKLAVTAESRADTLALLSATEQLTAHGDAVATMAMGDVGSHTRAVAPVYGSKIGYAPVDPAEATAPGQYDLETLAGLVARLD; translated from the coding sequence ATGGGACTGAACCTCGACTCGTTCGTGCTCGCGGCATCGACGGCGGACCTCTCCGACGAGCCCGCGGCCCGCGATCACGCCGACGCGATCGAGTTCCGGATGGACCTGGCCGACGACCCCCTGGCCGCGCTCGAGGCCTACGACGGCGAACTGCCGATTCTCGCGACGAACCGCGCCCCGTGGGAAAGCGGCGCGGACGGGCGCTCCACCGACGACTCGAGCGGCGAACCGCCGCGTGACGGCGAGGCCGAGGCGCGCCGACTCGGGGCGCTGGCCGAGGCGACCGCGATCGAGTCCGTCGAGGCGATCGACGTCGAACTCGCGTCGATACGCGCCGGTGACGCCGACGAACTGCTCGAGACGGCCCGGGACCGCGACGTCACGATCGTCGCGTCGGCCCACGATTTCGAGGGGACGCCGGCCCGAAGCGAGCTGGTGCGGACGCTGACGGAGGCGGGTAAGTACGCGGACGTCGCGAAACTGGCGGTTACAGCCGAGTCGAGGGCGGATACGCTCGCGCTGTTGTCGGCGACCGAGCAGCTGACGGCCCACGGTGATGCCGTCGCGACGATGGCGATGGGCGACGTTGGGAGTCACACGCGGGCGGTGGCGCCGGTATACGGGTCGAAAATCGGATACGCGCCCGTCGACCCGGCGGAGGCGACTGCACCGGGGCAGTACGACCTCGAGACGCTCGCGGGACTGGTTGCACGACTGGACTGA
- a CDS encoding DUF7123 family protein encodes MSTAMAPDLTSKQQQILEYLRENAATKTYFKSRLIGQELGMTAKEVGSNITALQNSEYDVEIEKWGYSSSTTWKVDL; translated from the coding sequence ATGAGCACTGCAATGGCACCCGACCTCACGAGCAAACAACAGCAGATTCTGGAGTACCTCCGGGAGAACGCGGCGACGAAAACGTACTTCAAATCCCGTCTTATCGGCCAGGAACTCGGTATGACGGCAAAAGAGGTCGGCTCGAACATCACCGCACTCCAGAACAGCGAGTACGACGTCGAGATCGAAAAATGGGGGTACTCCTCGAGTACGACCTGGAAAGTCGACCTTTAA
- a CDS encoding transcription initiation factor IIB, producing the protein MTNAPSKTRVRRSDPQTNEQEAESEEAGLACPECTGHLVVDDEHGETVCEDCGLVVEEDSVDRGPEWRAFDAAEKNEKSRVGAPTTNTMHDKGLSTNIDWRNKDAYGNSLGSRQREKMQRLRKWNERFRTRDSKERNLKQALGEIDRMASALGLPTNVRETASVIYRRALDEDLLPGRSIEGVSTACVYAAARQAGVPRSLDEIADVSRVEKNEIARTYRYVVRELGLEVQPADPESYVPRFASGLELSDEAEHRARSLLQNAKEKGVHSGKSPVGLAAAAVYAAALLTNEKTTQAAVSDVADISEVTIRNRYHELLEAEETIGLA; encoded by the coding sequence ATGACTAACGCACCATCGAAAACGAGAGTACGACGTAGCGACCCACAAACGAACGAACAGGAAGCGGAGAGCGAGGAAGCGGGCCTCGCGTGCCCCGAGTGTACGGGCCACCTCGTCGTCGACGATGAGCACGGCGAAACCGTCTGCGAGGACTGCGGACTCGTCGTCGAGGAAGATTCGGTCGACCGCGGCCCCGAGTGGCGTGCGTTCGACGCCGCCGAGAAGAACGAGAAGTCCCGCGTCGGCGCACCCACGACGAATACGATGCACGACAAGGGGCTCTCGACCAATATCGACTGGCGCAACAAGGACGCCTACGGGAACTCGCTCGGCTCGCGCCAGCGCGAAAAGATGCAGCGGCTGCGCAAGTGGAACGAGCGCTTCCGGACGCGAGACTCGAAGGAACGCAACCTCAAGCAGGCGCTCGGCGAGATCGATCGGATGGCATCCGCGCTCGGTCTTCCGACGAACGTCCGCGAGACGGCGAGCGTCATCTACCGGCGCGCGCTCGACGAGGACCTCCTTCCCGGTCGCTCGATCGAGGGCGTCTCGACCGCCTGCGTCTACGCCGCCGCCCGACAGGCGGGCGTTCCCCGCAGCCTCGACGAAATCGCGGACGTGTCCCGCGTCGAGAAAAACGAGATCGCTCGCACGTACCGATACGTCGTCCGCGAACTCGGACTCGAGGTGCAGCCCGCAGACCCCGAGAGCTACGTTCCCCGCTTCGCGTCCGGTCTGGAACTCTCGGACGAAGCCGAACACCGCGCGCGATCGCTCCTCCAGAACGCAAAGGAAAAGGGTGTTCACTCCGGCAAGTCTCCGGTCGGTCTCGCAGCGGCCGCGGTCTACGCCGCCGCGCTCTTGACCAACGAAAAGACGACTCAAGCCGCCGTCAGCGACGTCGCAGACATCTCCGAGGTCACGATTCGGAACCGCTACCACGAACTCCTCGAGGCCGAGGAGACGATCGGCCTGGCCTGA
- a CDS encoding VOC family protein, whose translation MVEGVHHAALAVSDLPRAVSFYEGVLEFTPIGPDNPENTIETADYFWMDIGGGEWINFADRPDVTPKHPGDKDDPHLAFRATEDEISSVKQRLVVRDVEVHETRTSIYFHDPDGNFLELTDWNGPDK comes from the coding sequence ATGGTCGAAGGAGTCCACCACGCTGCGCTTGCGGTATCAGACCTTCCTCGTGCCGTTTCATTTTACGAAGGGGTGCTGGAATTCACCCCCATCGGGCCCGACAACCCCGAGAACACTATCGAGACAGCGGACTACTTCTGGATGGACATCGGCGGCGGAGAGTGGATAAACTTCGCTGACCGACCGGATGTGACGCCGAAACATCCTGGGGACAAAGACGATCCCCATCTGGCCTTCCGTGCAACCGAAGACGAAATCAGCAGCGTCAAACAGCGGTTAGTCGTCCGCGATGTGGAAGTACACGAAACTCGGACGAGCATCTACTTCCACGACCCCGATGGCAACTTTCTCGAACTGACCGACTGGAACGGTCCGGATAAATAA
- a CDS encoding NADH dehydrogenase subunit — protein sequence MSVTREKVKAVAPPEFAVTLRNAGLAGAGGAGFPTYAKWERLEEVDSLLVNHQESEPNYYMDKWLGRERSDELSSLFDGLLDHAFDRIVVTAKRADRDEWLGELEAATDATIYEPADLPVDGDETGVTIAYTADKYEYGMESVLMRIVADAVVQGEELPMDYGWIVQNTETLFDVYRALVDGEPTTEKFVHVDGRVPTHRFLEVPVGTPATALLEAAGRSAGLEENEIILDGGPGWCFEIEQSPETFGVRKRTNCLLVIEESVVAENRLGSGGRVNVLAPAAWKQSSHETEPTETLAPDRVEVPLITNPDFEGVVTPSEPIVRPTDEVRTGEMIAKPADGISVAHHAPIDGTVTDVSDESIGIERADVEATTAGRTHATEEADSHWTYWTWCSECGRYYPKPRLETGRASEFVCRRCR from the coding sequence ATGAGCGTCACTCGAGAGAAAGTGAAAGCGGTTGCACCGCCCGAGTTCGCGGTGACGCTGCGCAACGCCGGCCTGGCGGGGGCAGGCGGTGCCGGCTTTCCGACGTACGCCAAGTGGGAACGGCTCGAGGAGGTCGACTCGTTGCTCGTGAACCACCAGGAGAGCGAACCGAACTACTACATGGACAAGTGGCTGGGCCGTGAGCGATCCGACGAGCTGTCGTCGCTGTTCGACGGGCTGCTCGACCACGCGTTCGATCGAATCGTTGTCACTGCAAAGCGAGCCGACCGAGACGAGTGGCTGGGCGAACTCGAGGCGGCGACCGACGCGACGATCTACGAACCGGCCGACCTCCCGGTCGACGGCGACGAAACCGGTGTCACAATCGCGTACACGGCGGACAAATACGAGTACGGGATGGAGAGCGTGCTCATGCGGATCGTCGCGGACGCCGTCGTGCAAGGCGAGGAGTTACCGATGGATTACGGCTGGATCGTCCAGAACACGGAGACGCTTTTCGACGTCTACCGTGCGCTCGTCGACGGCGAGCCGACGACCGAGAAGTTCGTCCACGTCGACGGCCGCGTCCCGACCCACCGGTTCCTCGAGGTCCCGGTCGGCACGCCTGCAACGGCGCTCCTCGAGGCCGCGGGCCGATCGGCAGGCCTCGAAGAGAACGAGATCATCCTCGACGGCGGCCCGGGGTGGTGTTTCGAGATCGAACAGTCCCCGGAGACGTTCGGTGTCCGCAAGCGAACGAACTGTCTGCTCGTAATCGAGGAGTCGGTCGTTGCGGAGAATCGCCTCGGGAGCGGCGGTCGGGTCAACGTCCTCGCGCCAGCGGCCTGGAAGCAATCGAGCCACGAGACGGAACCCACGGAGACGCTCGCTCCGGATCGAGTCGAGGTCCCGCTGATCACCAATCCCGACTTCGAAGGCGTGGTTACTCCGAGCGAACCGATCGTCCGGCCCACGGACGAGGTACGGACGGGTGAGATGATCGCGAAACCGGCCGACGGGATCAGCGTGGCCCACCACGCGCCCATCGACGGGACGGTTACCGACGTTTCCGACGAATCCATCGGGATCGAACGGGCCGACGTCGAAGCCACGACCGCGGGGAGGACACACGCCACGGAAGAAGCCGACTCGCACTGGACCTACTGGACGTGGTGTTCTGAGTGCGGCCGGTACTACCCGAAACCACGGCTCGAGACCGGTCGCGCCTCCGAATTCGTCTGTCGCCGTTGCCGCTGA
- a CDS encoding cation diffusion facilitator family transporter gives MSHNESTQTHDSHGHDGHGHDHGHGGESTNSRKLAAVSLINIVGFLVELAGGLAFGSVALLSDAFHMLFDALAYVMAFAASHVAEHYGEGDRWSYGLHRLEPFAAFLNGLLLLPMVGFILWESYQRFVEPATISIGVVPTLAIATGGLVVNVVSVYVLHGDAMSLNEKGAFYHLLGDAGGSVAVIVSVLAIEVTGIRVIDPITAALIAAVVTWSAVTVLRGSGEIFFLKTPLESDDIRSILGEIDGVDRVDDFHAWQICSQITVATVHVETDVETMADAESIVRSVHDELAHQGVDHATVELCPQYADRDVHLDTHCH, from the coding sequence ATGAGTCACAACGAGTCGACACAGACCCACGACTCACACGGACACGACGGGCACGGTCACGACCACGGCCACGGCGGGGAGTCGACGAACAGCCGCAAGCTCGCCGCCGTTTCGCTGATCAACATCGTCGGGTTCCTCGTCGAACTCGCCGGCGGCCTGGCGTTCGGATCGGTCGCACTCCTGAGCGACGCGTTCCACATGCTCTTCGACGCGCTCGCGTACGTGATGGCCTTCGCCGCCTCCCACGTCGCCGAACACTACGGCGAGGGCGACCGCTGGTCGTACGGTCTCCACCGCCTCGAGCCGTTCGCCGCCTTCCTGAACGGCCTCTTGCTCCTGCCGATGGTCGGATTCATCCTCTGGGAGTCCTATCAGCGGTTCGTAGAGCCGGCTACCATCTCCATCGGTGTCGTTCCGACGCTCGCGATCGCGACGGGCGGGCTCGTCGTCAACGTCGTCTCGGTTTACGTCCTCCACGGCGACGCGATGAGTCTCAACGAGAAGGGCGCGTTCTACCACCTGCTCGGCGACGCCGGCGGCTCGGTGGCCGTCATCGTCTCCGTCCTCGCCATCGAAGTGACCGGCATCCGCGTGATCGATCCGATCACCGCGGCGCTCATCGCCGCGGTCGTTACCTGGTCGGCGGTGACCGTGTTGCGCGGCAGCGGCGAGATATTCTTCCTCAAGACTCCGCTCGAGAGCGACGACATTCGTTCGATCCTCGGCGAGATAGACGGCGTCGACCGGGTCGACGACTTCCACGCGTGGCAGATCTGTAGTCAGATCACGGTCGCGACGGTTCACGTCGAAACGGACGTCGAGACGATGGCCGACGCCGAGTCGATCGTTCGCAGCGTTCACGACGAACTCGCCCATCAGGGCGTCGATCACGCGACCGTCGAACTCTGTCCGCAGTACGCCGACCGCGACGTGCATCTCGATACGCACTGTCACTGA